The following proteins come from a genomic window of Oricola thermophila:
- a CDS encoding response regulator transcription factor yields the protein MRILVVEDDASLNAQLKSALEDAGYVVDTAADGEEGHFLGDTEPYDCVVLDIGLPVMDGISVLQRWREDGRTMPVLILTARDRWSDKVSGIDAGADDYVTKPFHVEEVLARVRALIRRAAGHASSEIRCGPLVVDTRASKAIVDGVTLKLTSHEFRLLSYLAHHVGEVVSRTELVEHLYDQDFDRDSNTIEVFVGRLRKKLAGHDLIETVRGLGYRMTAPDEQDKKAG from the coding sequence ATGCGAATTCTCGTCGTCGAAGATGACGCATCGCTCAATGCACAGCTGAAATCCGCGCTGGAGGATGCCGGTTATGTCGTCGACACGGCGGCGGACGGCGAGGAAGGCCATTTCCTGGGCGACACCGAGCCCTATGACTGCGTGGTGCTCGATATCGGCCTGCCGGTTATGGACGGGATCTCGGTGCTGCAGCGTTGGCGCGAGGACGGGCGCACCATGCCCGTGCTGATCCTGACCGCGCGCGACCGCTGGAGCGACAAGGTGTCCGGCATCGACGCCGGCGCCGACGATTACGTGACCAAGCCGTTCCATGTCGAGGAGGTGCTTGCACGGGTGCGCGCCCTGATCCGTCGCGCCGCGGGCCATGCCTCCTCCGAAATCCGCTGCGGCCCGCTGGTCGTGGACACCAGGGCCTCCAAGGCGATCGTGGACGGCGTGACGCTGAAGCTCACATCCCACGAGTTCCGGCTGCTGTCCTATCTCGCTCACCATGTCGGCGAGGTGGTTTCGCGGACAGAGCTGGTCGAGCATCTCTACGACCAGGATTTCGACCGCGACTCGAACACCATCGAGGTATTCGTCGGGCGGCTTCGCAAGAAGCTCGCCGGCCATGACCTGATCGAGACCGTGCGCGGCCTCGGCTATCGCATGACCGCGCCGGACGAGCAGGACAAGAAGGCCGGATAG
- a CDS encoding baseplate multidomain protein megatron — protein MSTLLLQAVGGAIGGLFGPVGAAIGTAAGAAAGYAIDTALINSTRHIEGARLSGARPLTAEEGTPMARVFGHARVSGAVIWATRFEETARTERQGGKGGPKVTTYSYFANVAIGLCEGPVAAIKRVWADGKELDLAGIEMRFYPGDEIQMPDPLIEAKQGAGLAPAYRGTAYVVFERLPLERFGNRIPQFQVEVIRPVGELERQMRAVCVIPGSTEHGYAPHIVTASPRKGETRDINRHVLYAGSDWEASIDELQAVCPNLEHVSLVVAWFGTDLRAAECRIRPGVVETEGGGESEAWSVAGMGRGDAGVHVVSRADGRPAYGGTPSDASVIAAIRDLKSRGLKVTLCPFILMDVPEGNALPDPWSDGAQPAYPWRGRITCHPAIGRPGTPDRGAQASVQVSDFVDNPEGYRRFVNHHANLAVAAGGVDAIVIGTEMRGLTRVRDGDGAFPFVAALRALAAEVRTVVGPGCAITYAADWSEYFGYHPQDGSGDVFFNLDPLWADADIDAVGIDNYMPLSDWRDADEANPDGNPDGQLQAADRAAFRRAIAGGEGFDWYYASEDDRRNRIRTPITDGVAGKPWVFRYKDLVSWWSNPHFERVGGAEAAQPTAWVPGSKPIWFLELGCPAVDKGATQPNVFPDPKSSESAVPWFSNGGRDDGEQRAFLQAHLEHWSSGPGANPLSPVTGEPMVDVARIFLWAWDARPFPAFPVATDVWGDGANWLSGHWLNGRLGAAPLAETAGEVLGTDVAITVADTVQGVIVSGPASPREVVEPLAAAFGWAASGMAADGGFLLRPEGVAATRIIDDGEVADLEGEALRDLTDAQESELPSEIVATWRDGLAGYRVATSHSRRLETGTRRQETTDLPVVSDASVIDGIADRMLARVRAHGRILRFSLPWRHAGLAPGDVFAFASEPAERWLVTRTDLAGALRVEAVPVMRRPPNSRRPRLPLQRSQATGDTAGVPDFLLLDLPLSAGADPQDRFMLACWSAPPRPQAVYVSPEASGFEFRTQALSNGVIGTLTAPLTGRFSGRLDRAAAVELAVPSGAFESVSETALLAGRNLLAVQAANGAWEVLQFMDAEEVSPGIWRLTGLLRGQGGTEDAMLAGASAGARAVLLNEAVVPAGLRAGEIGQPVQLRIGVAGRPFTDRYFETVEATGGLRALAPLSPVHLKAARTAGGGVSFSWTRRTRVNGDSWLGPDVPLGEEEERYAVRLLDGETVVHAAETAEPSLLLDAATAAALGLDQPGAQIGLEVAQIGFAVGEGIPARRTLSLP, from the coding sequence ATGTCGACCCTGTTGCTGCAGGCCGTCGGCGGCGCGATCGGCGGCCTGTTCGGTCCGGTCGGTGCCGCCATCGGCACGGCGGCCGGCGCCGCCGCCGGCTACGCGATCGACACCGCGCTGATCAACTCGACCCGGCACATCGAGGGCGCGCGCCTGTCCGGCGCCCGGCCGCTGACGGCGGAGGAGGGCACGCCCATGGCGCGCGTCTTCGGCCATGCGCGCGTGTCCGGCGCCGTGATCTGGGCAACCCGCTTCGAGGAGACCGCCCGCACGGAGCGCCAGGGCGGCAAGGGCGGGCCGAAGGTCACGACCTATTCCTACTTCGCCAATGTCGCCATCGGCCTGTGCGAGGGGCCGGTGGCAGCGATCAAGCGCGTCTGGGCAGACGGCAAGGAGCTGGATCTCGCGGGCATCGAGATGCGGTTCTATCCCGGCGACGAGATCCAGATGCCCGATCCGCTGATCGAGGCGAAGCAGGGCGCAGGCCTCGCGCCGGCCTATCGCGGCACGGCCTATGTCGTCTTCGAACGGCTGCCCCTGGAGCGCTTCGGCAACCGCATCCCGCAGTTCCAGGTCGAGGTGATCCGCCCGGTGGGCGAGCTGGAGCGGCAGATGCGTGCCGTCTGCGTCATCCCCGGATCGACCGAGCACGGCTATGCGCCGCATATCGTTACCGCCAGCCCCCGCAAGGGCGAGACGCGGGACATCAACCGCCACGTCCTTTACGCGGGATCCGACTGGGAAGCTTCCATCGACGAGTTGCAGGCGGTCTGCCCGAACCTCGAGCATGTTTCGCTTGTGGTCGCCTGGTTCGGCACGGATCTGCGCGCGGCCGAATGCAGGATTCGCCCGGGCGTGGTCGAGACCGAAGGCGGCGGCGAGAGCGAGGCATGGAGCGTTGCCGGGATGGGGCGCGGCGATGCCGGGGTGCATGTCGTCTCGCGCGCCGACGGCAGGCCTGCCTATGGCGGCACGCCGTCGGATGCCAGCGTGATCGCGGCGATCCGCGACCTGAAATCGCGCGGGCTCAAGGTGACGCTGTGCCCCTTCATCCTGATGGACGTACCGGAGGGCAACGCGCTGCCGGACCCGTGGTCGGACGGTGCGCAGCCCGCCTATCCCTGGCGTGGGCGCATCACCTGCCATCCGGCAATCGGCCGGCCGGGTACGCCGGACCGGGGCGCGCAGGCCTCCGTTCAGGTCTCGGATTTTGTCGATAATCCAGAGGGTTATCGCCGCTTCGTGAATCACCATGCGAACCTCGCCGTCGCGGCGGGCGGGGTCGATGCCATTGTCATCGGCACGGAGATGCGCGGCCTGACGCGGGTGCGCGACGGGGACGGCGCGTTTCCCTTCGTCGCGGCGCTGAGGGCGCTGGCGGCCGAGGTGCGCACGGTTGTCGGCCCGGGTTGCGCCATCACCTATGCTGCCGACTGGTCGGAATATTTCGGCTACCACCCGCAAGACGGTTCGGGCGACGTGTTCTTCAATCTCGATCCGCTCTGGGCGGACGCCGATATCGACGCTGTCGGCATCGACAACTACATGCCGCTGTCGGACTGGCGCGACGCGGACGAGGCAAATCCGGACGGCAATCCCGACGGCCAGTTGCAGGCCGCCGACCGCGCCGCCTTCCGGCGTGCGATCGCCGGCGGCGAGGGCTTCGACTGGTATTATGCCTCGGAGGATGACCGGCGGAACCGCATCCGGACGCCGATCACCGACGGCGTTGCCGGCAAGCCATGGGTGTTCCGCTACAAGGATCTCGTTTCCTGGTGGTCGAACCCGCATTTCGAGCGCGTGGGCGGGGCGGAGGCGGCACAGCCGACTGCATGGGTGCCGGGATCGAAGCCGATCTGGTTCCTCGAACTCGGCTGCCCGGCCGTCGACAAGGGGGCGACGCAGCCCAATGTCTTTCCCGACCCGAAATCGTCGGAAAGCGCCGTGCCGTGGTTTTCCAACGGCGGGCGCGACGATGGCGAGCAGCGCGCCTTCCTGCAGGCGCATCTCGAGCACTGGTCGAGCGGGCCGGGCGCCAATCCGCTCTCGCCCGTCACCGGCGAGCCGATGGTCGATGTCGCGCGCATCTTCCTGTGGGCGTGGGACGCGCGGCCTTTCCCGGCCTTTCCCGTGGCGACGGATGTCTGGGGCGACGGTGCGAACTGGCTTTCCGGCCATTGGCTGAACGGAAGGCTGGGCGCAGCGCCGCTGGCCGAGACGGCGGGCGAGGTGCTGGGCACGGACGTGGCGATAACGGTCGCCGACACGGTTCAGGGCGTGATCGTTTCCGGCCCGGCCTCGCCGCGCGAGGTGGTGGAACCGCTGGCCGCCGCCTTCGGGTGGGCGGCTTCGGGCATGGCCGCCGACGGCGGCTTTCTGCTTCGGCCAGAGGGCGTGGCGGCGACGCGGATCATCGACGACGGGGAGGTCGCCGATCTCGAGGGCGAGGCCCTGCGCGACCTGACCGACGCCCAGGAAAGCGAACTGCCGTCGGAAATCGTCGCCACGTGGCGTGACGGGCTGGCCGGCTACCGCGTCGCAACGAGCCATTCGCGGCGGCTGGAAACCGGTACGCGCCGGCAGGAGACGACCGACCTGCCGGTGGTTTCAGACGCCAGCGTGATCGACGGGATCGCCGACCGCATGCTGGCTCGCGTCCGCGCGCATGGCCGGATCCTGCGCTTTTCCCTGCCGTGGCGCCATGCCGGCCTTGCGCCGGGCGATGTCTTCGCCTTTGCCTCGGAACCGGCGGAGCGCTGGCTTGTGACACGCACGGATCTTGCCGGGGCGCTTCGCGTCGAGGCGGTGCCGGTCATGCGCAGGCCGCCCAATTCGCGGCGGCCGCGCCTGCCGTTGCAGCGCTCGCAGGCGACGGGAGACACGGCGGGCGTGCCGGATTTCCTTCTGCTCGACCTGCCGCTTTCCGCCGGCGCCGATCCGCAGGATCGCTTCATGCTTGCATGCTGGTCGGCACCGCCACGCCCACAGGCGGTTTACGTCTCGCCGGAAGCCTCGGGTTTCGAGTTCCGCACGCAGGCGCTCTCGAACGGCGTGATCGGCACGCTGACCGCGCCACTGACGGGGCGCTTCTCGGGGCGGCTCGACCGCGCCGCAGCCGTGGAACTTGCCGTTCCGTCGGGCGCTTTCGAGAGCGTTTCCGAAACCGCGTTGCTGGCGGGCCGCAACCTGCTGGCCGTGCAGGCGGCGAACGGGGCCTGGGAAGTGCTGCAATTCATGGATGCCGAGGAGGTCTCGCCGGGTATCTGGCGGCTGACGGGCCTGCTGCGCGGGCAGGGCGGCACCGAGGACGCGATGCTGGCCGGTGCGTCCGCCGGCGCGCGGGCGGTGCTGCTGAACGAAGCCGTGGTGCCGGCCGGGCTGCGGGCCGGCGAGATCGGCCAGCCGGTGCAGTTGCGCATCGGCGTCGCCGGAAGGCCCTTCACCGACCGCTATTTCGAGACCGTGGAGGCGACCGGCGGATTGCGCGCCCTGGCGCCGCTCTCGCCGGTGCATCTCAAGGCCGCGCGGACGGCGGGCGGCGGCGTGTCCTTCTCGTGGACCAGGCGAACCCGCGTGAACGGCGATTCATGGCTCGGCCCGGACGTGCCGCTGGGCGAGGAAGAGGAGCGCTATGCCGTGCGCCTGCTGGACGGCGAAACGGTGGTTCATGCGGCGGAAACCGCGGAGCCGTCGCTCCTGCTCGACGCCGCGACGGCCGCCGCGCTGGGTCTCGATCAACCCGGCGCGCAGATCGGGCTGGAGGTCGCGCAGATCGGTTTCGCGGTCGGCGAGGGGATTCCCGCCCGTCGCACGCTTTCTCTCCCCTGA